The following proteins come from a genomic window of Streptomyces sp. NBC_00539:
- a CDS encoding MFS transporter, protein MTSSLSENDHAGPEAKAGRKEWIALGVLLLPVLLVSMDLTVLYFAIPSISEDLRPSGSEQLWMIDIYGFVLSGVLLTMGALGDRIGRRRLLLIGAVVFAAGSLLAAYASNPEMVISARALQGIGGATLMPSTLALIRNLFRDQTQRRTAVAVWSTGMAAGAALGPVVSGALLNGFWWGSVFLINVPVMLLLLVSAPFLLPEFRDAAAGKFDLLSAALSLAVVLPVIYGFKRIAVDGFSVPYIAAIVVGLALAPVFLRRQRTSSDPMVDIELFRNRAFGASVTVNMLACFTLVGYSLFSTQYMQSVLGMSALKSALWTIPGTLAVGAVVPVATVLVRTVKPAHIIGTGFAIATVALLMLTQVPAEDGLVLILIGIIALAVGLTPVLTLVTELVVGQVPPERAGTASALLQTGQELGGALGVAVLGSIGAAVYRNSPALDAPAGVPADALDPARETIGGALATAGKLSGDASAHLVDAARAAFTSEVHAASVAGAIVMAGAAVFAVIGLRAVQNDNARAAELASASADAHQAGTGRA, encoded by the coding sequence ATGACCAGCTCCCTGAGCGAGAACGACCACGCCGGACCGGAGGCCAAAGCGGGCCGCAAGGAATGGATCGCCCTCGGCGTCCTGCTCCTGCCCGTGCTGCTCGTTTCCATGGACCTGACGGTTCTCTACTTCGCCATCCCCTCCATCAGCGAGGACCTGCGCCCCTCCGGCAGCGAACAGCTGTGGATGATCGACATCTACGGCTTCGTCCTGTCGGGCGTCCTGCTCACCATGGGCGCACTCGGCGACCGGATCGGCCGCCGCCGTCTCCTGCTCATCGGGGCCGTCGTGTTCGCGGCCGGCTCGCTGCTCGCGGCCTACGCCTCCAACCCCGAGATGGTGATCTCCGCGCGCGCCCTCCAGGGCATCGGCGGCGCCACCCTCATGCCCTCGACCCTCGCGCTGATCCGCAACCTGTTCCGCGACCAGACGCAGCGGCGCACCGCCGTCGCCGTGTGGTCCACCGGCATGGCCGCCGGCGCGGCCCTGGGCCCCGTGGTCAGCGGCGCGCTCCTCAACGGCTTCTGGTGGGGTTCCGTCTTCCTGATCAACGTCCCCGTGATGCTGCTCCTGCTGGTGTCGGCGCCGTTCCTGCTCCCCGAGTTCCGTGACGCCGCGGCCGGCAAGTTCGACCTGCTCAGCGCGGCGCTGTCGCTGGCCGTGGTGCTCCCGGTCATCTACGGCTTCAAGCGGATCGCCGTCGACGGCTTCTCCGTGCCCTACATCGCCGCCATCGTGGTCGGCCTGGCCCTCGCACCGGTGTTCCTGCGCCGCCAGCGCACCAGCAGCGACCCGATGGTCGACATCGAGCTGTTCCGCAACCGTGCCTTCGGCGCCTCGGTGACCGTCAACATGCTGGCCTGCTTCACCCTCGTCGGGTACTCGCTGTTCAGCACCCAGTACATGCAGTCGGTCCTCGGCATGAGCGCCCTCAAGTCGGCGCTGTGGACCATCCCCGGCACGCTCGCGGTCGGCGCCGTCGTACCCGTCGCCACCGTCCTCGTCCGCACCGTCAAGCCCGCCCACATCATCGGCACCGGCTTCGCCATCGCCACCGTCGCCCTGCTCATGCTCACCCAGGTCCCCGCCGAGGACGGCCTGGTCCTCATCCTGATCGGCATCATCGCGCTCGCCGTCGGCCTCACCCCGGTCCTCACCCTGGTCACCGAACTCGTCGTCGGCCAGGTACCGCCGGAGCGCGCCGGAACGGCCTCCGCCCTGCTCCAGACCGGCCAGGAACTCGGAGGCGCACTCGGTGTGGCCGTCCTCGGCAGCATCGGCGCCGCCGTCTACCGCAACAGTCCCGCGCTGGACGCCCCCGCCGGGGTGCCCGCCGACGCGCTGGACCCGGCCCGCGAGACCATCGGCGGCGCCCTCGCGACCGCCGGGAAGCTCTCCGGGGACGCCTCCGCCCACCTCGTCGACGCGGCCCGCGCCGCGTTCACCAGCGAGGTGCACGCCGCGTCCGTCGCAGGGGCGATCGTGATGGCCGGCGCGGCGGTGTTCGCCGTGATCGGGCTGCGCGCCGTCCAGAACGACAACGCGCGCGCCGCCGAACTCGCCTCCGCGAGCGCCGACGCCCACCAGGCGGGCACCGGCAGGGCCTGA
- a CDS encoding AMP-binding protein, which translates to MTSRGDTTVTLSTVRPAEVHGPAERIHEFMLAAAGTAPDSPAVWEAGDDGTSRVLTYRQLERRAHNYAVALDALGLDIGDRVVLESDNSASAVAMLLACSMLGLTFIPVSPEVPTARLLAITSAAEPALHLQTTAGRREGVPDPIGTARFGPDGVVVERPPAPRVRHRREPVTTDAAYMIFTSGTTGRPKGVVMSHRGVLSFYRGMLRHRIVTAQDRVATTSPLQFDFALLDIGLALGTGAQLIPVPRELMHWPRRLLRFLSDTGATQVDGVPSVWRPVLRHEAKGLAALADQIRGVLFSGEAFPLPELRQLQALLPRTRVVNCFGPTEAMAFSLTDVPNPLPEGVDKLSIGFAYPGAEMLLIDEEGRPVEEPGAVGEIHLRGPSLFTGYWDDPEATRAALVPDPLNPRSGQLVYKSNDLAYRGDSGELYFVGRSDLQVKIRGNRVELGEIERRLLEFPGVEAAAAVVRPRPDEDPELYAYVVPTRGSTADPVVISAFCKQTLPEYMVPRKVALLPGLPLTPNGKTDRRALTALATANG; encoded by the coding sequence ATGACGAGCAGAGGTGACACGACGGTGACCCTGAGCACGGTGCGCCCGGCCGAGGTCCACGGACCGGCCGAGCGGATCCACGAGTTCATGCTGGCCGCGGCCGGCACCGCACCGGACAGCCCGGCCGTCTGGGAGGCCGGCGACGACGGCACCTCCCGGGTCCTGACCTACCGGCAGCTGGAGCGCCGCGCCCACAACTACGCCGTCGCCCTGGACGCCCTCGGCCTCGACATCGGCGACCGCGTCGTCCTGGAGTCGGACAACTCCGCTTCGGCCGTGGCGATGCTGCTGGCCTGCTCGATGCTCGGGCTGACCTTCATCCCGGTGAGCCCCGAAGTGCCCACCGCCCGGCTGCTGGCGATCACCTCCGCCGCGGAGCCCGCGCTGCACCTCCAGACGACCGCCGGCCGCCGCGAAGGCGTGCCCGACCCCATCGGCACGGCCCGCTTCGGGCCCGACGGCGTGGTGGTGGAGCGCCCGCCGGCGCCGCGCGTGCGCCACCGGCGGGAGCCGGTCACCACCGACGCCGCGTACATGATCTTCACCTCGGGCACCACGGGACGCCCCAAGGGCGTCGTCATGAGCCACCGCGGGGTGCTGTCCTTCTACCGCGGGATGCTCCGGCACCGGATCGTCACGGCCCAGGACCGGGTCGCCACGACCTCACCGCTCCAGTTCGACTTCGCCCTCCTGGACATCGGCCTGGCACTGGGCACCGGCGCCCAGCTGATCCCCGTTCCGCGCGAGCTGATGCACTGGCCGCGCCGGCTGCTGCGCTTCCTCAGCGATACCGGCGCCACCCAGGTCGACGGAGTCCCCTCCGTCTGGCGGCCCGTCCTGCGCCACGAGGCCAAGGGCCTGGCCGCACTGGCCGACCAGATCCGCGGCGTCCTGTTCTCCGGCGAGGCGTTCCCCCTGCCGGAACTGCGCCAGCTGCAAGCCCTACTGCCGCGGACCCGCGTCGTGAACTGCTTCGGACCCACCGAGGCGATGGCCTTCTCCCTGACGGACGTGCCGAATCCGCTGCCCGAGGGCGTCGACAAGCTCTCCATCGGCTTCGCCTACCCCGGCGCCGAAATGCTGCTGATCGACGAGGAGGGCCGGCCCGTCGAGGAGCCGGGCGCGGTCGGCGAGATCCACCTGCGCGGGCCCTCCCTCTTCACCGGCTACTGGGACGACCCCGAAGCCACCCGGGCCGCCCTGGTACCCGATCCGCTCAACCCCCGTTCCGGTCAACTGGTCTACAAATCAAACGACTTGGCATACCGCGGTGACAGTGGTGAGCTGTACTTCGTGGGCAGGTCCGACCTCCAGGTCAAGATCCGCGGCAACCGCGTGGAACTCGGCGAGATCGAGCGCAGGCTCCTGGAATTCCCCGGCGTCGAAGCGGCCGCGGCGGTCGTGCGGCCCCGCCCCGACGAAGACCCGGAACTGTACGCGTACGTCGTCCCCACCCGCGGCTCCACCGCCGACCCCGTCGTGATCAGCGCGTTCTGCAAGCAGACCCTGCCCGAGTACATGGTGCCGCGGAAGGTCGCCCTGCTCCCCGGTCTGCCCCTGACCCCCAACGGGAAGACCGACCGCAGGGCCCTGACGGCGCTCGCCACCGCGAACGGCTGA